The Borrelia sp. HM sequence AAAAACAGATATCAATAAAACTCTCATAACCCAATTCTCCTATTAATGTATAAAAACAAAATTATTCTTTATTATACATTTCTAAAAACCTTTTGAATTTATTTTCCTTTTTTGTTCCATAATTATCAGTATTTAAATAACTGAACTTAATAAAAATAGCCTGCATAATTCTATCTAAGATAATAGCTATAATCACAACAGCTAATCCAGATATTAAACCTTCACCAAAATTTAATCTTTCAACAGAATATATTACTGTTCTACCAAGCCCTGATGAACCAACCATAGCTGCAATTACTATCATAGAGATTGCCATCATTATTGACTGATTAATTCCCTCAATTATACTTTGAAGCGCCAATGGCAACTGAATTTGAAAAAGAATACGAACATTACTACTTCCAAAAGATTTTGCAGCTTCAATGACTTCACTTGGAACTTGAACAATTCCAAGCCTTGTATATCTAATAACAGGAGGAATAGCAAAAACTATTGTAGCAAAAATAGCTGAAGGTGTACCCATGCCAAAAAAAGGTATAGCTGGTATTAAATAAATAAACGGAGGCATGGCCTGCATTAAATCAAGAAATGGTTTCAAAAATACATAAAATTTTGAATAATATCCACCTAAAATACCTATCAAAATTCCCCAAATTACTGAAAAAAATACAGATACAAAAATAATTGATATTGTATCCATTGAAACTTCCCAAAGATTAAAATACAAAATAAAGCAAAAACCTAACATAATCAATAAAGCTAATCTTTTCTTTAAAAATAAAAAACTTAAGACACAAATAATAACAATAAAAAGGACAGGATTAATAAAAAGAAATAGACTTTTCAAATTTTCATAAAACCAAATGACAACTTTTGCAAATCCTATGCCATTAGAATGAGAAAAATTATCAACAAAAAAACTAAAAGCTTTATCTATATTAGAAACTATGGAATCTCTAGTCATAAATTACCTATCTTGCCAATAAGCTAGCAATCTCCTCCAAGTCAATATACCCAATAATATTACCTTGTTCTCCTTTTATAATCAAATACTCCATCCTATTTAAATACTTAACAATACTTTTTATCTCATCATTCATATCTAAAATTAAAGCAATAAGATTACTATACTTTTTACCATTAGACAAACTATACAAACTAAAATTATCACCTTCTTTTTCAAGAAGAACATTAAATTTGTTAGGATCATCATTAAAAGCAAAATCCATTTTAATAATATCCTTAATTTTTAAAATATTTAAAACAGGAAGATTATCAATAAAATTAGCTATAAAATCTGTCTTTGGATCCCTTAATATTTCCAAAGGCTTACCAACTTGAACAATCTCTCCATCTTTCATAAAAGCAATTCTATTACCTAATTTAAAAGCTTCAATTAAATCATGAGTAATAAACACAACTGTTTTTTTTAACTTGTCTACCAATCTCAAAAGCTCACCTTGCATTTCTCCTCTAATTAAAGGATCAAGGGCTGAAAAAGCTTCATCCATTAAAAGTATATCGGGATTAACTACCAAAGCTCGTGCTATACCTACCCTTTGCTTCATTCCTCCTGAAAGCTCATTGATATATTTATATTTAGAATCTTCAAGACCCACAAGCTTTAAAATATCATAAGCCCTTTGTGTCCTTACTTCCTTAGGAATATTTTTAACTTCAAGTCCATAAGTCACATTCCTTAAAACATTCATATGTGGAAAAAGCCCAAAATTCTGAAAAACCATGGCAAACTTATCTTTTCTTAAAGCAGATAAATCTTTTTGATTAATATCATTCATTTCAATATTATCTACCAAAATAGATCCAGAATCTATTTTGTATATGCCATTCAAACACCTAACAAAAGTAGACTTACCGCAACCTGACATACCCATAATAACTAAAATTTCATTCTCATAAACATCAAGACTGATATTTGCATTTGCAATAAAAACAGAAGATTCCTTGTAAATGTCAGTTCTACATTGACCATTTTCATAATTCTTTATAGCCTTAACTATTTGTTTTTTGTTTTTATGATAAGAAAATGTCTTATAAAGATTGCGGACTCTAACACTAGCTTTACACAAAGCAAACTCCTAATGAAAACATTACAATTACATATAAATCAATATTATAATACTCAAATATCAGAATTTTAATTAAGACAAATAAAAATAAGGGTCTGTCAAAGACCCTTATTCCGAAATCAAATCTATCTGAGCAATGACAATACATATTGAGGCACTTGATTTGCTTGTGCAATCATAGCCATTGCAGATTGTGTCAAAATACTGTTGGTTGTAGATGCAACAATTTCATCTGTCATTATTGCATCTTTAATTTGAGCATAAGATGCTTTTAAGTTTTCAATAGCATA is a genomic window containing:
- a CDS encoding proline/glycine betaine ABC transporter permease, producing the protein MTRDSIVSNIDKAFSFFVDNFSHSNGIGFAKVVIWFYENLKSLFLFINPVLFIVIICVLSFLFLKKRLALLIMLGFCFILYFNLWEVSMDTISIIFVSVFFSVIWGILIGILGGYYSKFYVFLKPFLDLMQAMPPFIYLIPAIPFFGMGTPSAIFATIVFAIPPVIRYTRLGIVQVPSEVIEAAKSFGSSNVRILFQIQLPLALQSIIEGINQSIMMAISMIVIAAMVGSSGLGRTVIYSVERLNFGEGLISGLAVVIIAIILDRIMQAIFIKFSYLNTDNYGTKKENKFKRFLEMYNKE
- a CDS encoding ATP-binding cassette domain-containing protein; protein product: MCKASVRVRNLYKTFSYHKNKKQIVKAIKNYENGQCRTDIYKESSVFIANANISLDVYENEILVIMGMSGCGKSTFVRCLNGIYKIDSGSILVDNIEMNDINQKDLSALRKDKFAMVFQNFGLFPHMNVLRNVTYGLEVKNIPKEVRTQRAYDILKLVGLEDSKYKYINELSGGMKQRVGIARALVVNPDILLMDEAFSALDPLIRGEMQGELLRLVDKLKKTVVFITHDLIEAFKLGNRIAFMKDGEIVQVGKPLEILRDPKTDFIANFIDNLPVLNILKIKDIIKMDFAFNDDPNKFNVLLEKEGDNFSLYSLSNGKKYSNLIALILDMNDEIKSIVKYLNRMEYLIIKGEQGNIIGYIDLEEIASLLAR